A stretch of the Coturnix japonica isolate 7356 chromosome 27, Coturnix japonica 2.1, whole genome shotgun sequence genome encodes the following:
- the LOC107325074 gene encoding SKI/DACH domain-containing protein 1, whose translation MFLTCEGTFGIVPTTMDYNGDAEPGHFHAGYQEIEGINLGYLQINGTQMFALAQVLSDLFKDIPRTTISKKMETLKIKSRRCDLQELRTLKAINSVPTRAVKCSLISKADLEALCTSCKSLSPRRRKRKRKSKRREQLLLPDPGELFSCPRPQLLPPYRAGDCCSAPTPARPKLPPGLKPRPSPAALLPQPFPRGCPGLERTPRGRRGCALPESGGLLAGALGSYPRDLELLHTAAPTPHPGLGPRCVKGLFPAEKDPSGGRKSRSSAFPGCKRQGTSAGYSSDSDSSLDFGGSSPATSSDSSEEEEEEEEEEEGDTSCSSEEGSSSESESSSLCSGDSVQSTRYRQAALPRFQPQPLREPLGDERPSEPPLSAGKALRAEPDLLFLSQQLWARTLRASTSESLSPAPTLGSGSQPEPYAKQEASPSSSSSSSSSSSSSSSPPLSPSSTLGGDQPQKEGGFGGSEPCAKGKDLHKDASNNRASLGHGDGAESGAAAGPAASRGPPPEPPAPSPALAGGLSPKPPGEAAEPRREHFDRLIRQSKLWCYAKGFNVDGKSLRHGGRTEPCKTAELKSPGSKRAESPGTLSNKALRGNGSERNAKRRRLARGAEAERQQSSSKGRPQKTQRRNAKKGNTHCKRLGSAGPTPPRNSFSLMGNFPCIPSLVVGEDGDLCPASSLGGKNSWALSKTHPLWRWHLGGNAIPVPPSLKFRGYSLEDL comes from the coding sequence ATGTTCCTGACCTGCGAAGGGACCTTCGGGATTGTTCCAACCACCATGGATTACAATGGGGACGCCGAGCCGGGGCATTTCCACGCCGGCTATCAAGAAATCGAAGGGATAAACTTGGGATACTTACAGATCAATGGCACCCAGATGTTTGCTCTGGCCCAGGTCCTCAGCGACCTGTTTAAGGATATCCCCAGGACCACCATCAGCAAGAAGATGgaaaccttaaagatcaagaGCCGCCGTTGCGATCTCCAGGAGCTCCGCACCCTCAAAGCCATCAACTCGGTGCCCACCCGAGCCGTGAAGTGCTCGCTCATCTCCAAGGCGGACCTGGAGGCTCTTTGCACCTCCTGCAAGAGCCTCAGCCCCcggaggaggaagaggaaaaggaaaagcaagaggagggagcagctgctgctgccggACCCCGGGGAGCTCTTCTCCTGCCCCCGGCCCCAATTGCTGCCGCCCTACAGAGCCGGAGACTGCTGCTCGGCCCCGACCCCCGCCCGCCCCAAGCTGCCCCCCGGCCTCAAGCCTCGCCCGTCGCCCGCAGCTCTCCTCCCGCAGCCCTTCCCCCGGGGCTGCCCCGGCCTCGAGAGGACCCCGCGGGGCCGCAGGGGCTGCGCGTTGCCCGAGAGTGGGGGGCTGCTGGCCGGGGCGCTGGGCTCCTACCCCCGggacctggagctgctgcacaccgcagcccccaccccacaccccgGTCTCGGCCCCCGCTGTGTCAAAGGGCTCTTCCCGGCCGAGAAGGACCCCTCGGGGGGGAGGAAAAGCCGCTCGTCCGCCTTCCCCGGCTGCAAGCGGCAGGGCACATCGGCCGGGTATTCCAGCGACTCGGACTCCAGCCTGGACTTCGGGGGGTCCAGCCCCGCCACCTCCAGCGACTCgtctgaggaggaggaggaggaggaagaggaggaggaaggggacaCGTCGTGCAGCAGCGAGGAGGGCAGCTCCTCGGAGTCGGAGAGCAGCTCGCTGTGCAGCGGGGACTCGGTGCAGAGCACCAGGTACAGGCAGGCGGCTCTGCCCCGCTTCCAGCCGCAGCCCCTCCGGGAGCCCCTCGGCGATGAGCGGCCCTCGGAGCCCCCCCTGAGTGCGGGCAAAGCTCTGCGGGCAGAGCCCGACCTCCTCTTCCTCTCGCAGCAGCTCTGGGCCAGGACTTTGAGAGCATCAACTTCGGAAAGTTTGAGCCCGGCTCCGACCCTGGGCTCGGGGTCACAACCGGAGCCGTACGCGAAGCAGGAGgcctccccttcctcctcctcttcctcctcctcctcctcctcctcctcgtcctctcCCCCCCTCTCCCCGAGCAGCACCCTCGGGGGGGACCAGCCACAAAAGGAGGGAGGCTTTGGGGGCTCGGAGCCCTGCGCCAAAGGGAAGGATTTGCACAAAGATGCCTCGAACAATAGAGCCTCGTTAGGCCACGGCGACGGAGCGGAGAGCGGAGCCGCAGCCGGGCCGGCGGCTTCCCGAGGGCCTCCCCcggagcccccagccccatccccggCTCTGGCGGGGGGCCTCAGCCCGAAGCCCCCCGGGGAAGCGGCGGAACCCCGTCGGGAGCATTTCGACCGCCTGATCCGGCAGTCCAAACTGTGGTGCTACGCCAAAGGGTTCAACGTGGACGGGAAAAGTTTGCGGCACGGAGGGAGGACGGAGCCCTGCAAAACTGCAGAGCTCAAATCCCCCGGCTCCAAAAGAGCAGAGAGCCCCGGCACCTTGTCAAACAAAGCTTTGAGAGGCAATGGCTCGGAAAGGAATGCCAAGCGCAGACGCCTTGCCAGAGGCGCTGAGGCAGAAAGGCAACAGAGCTCCTCCAAAGGGAGGCCACAAAAGACTCAAAGGAGGAATGCCAAAAAGGGAAACACTCATTGCAAACGCCTCGGCAGCGCCGGGCCAACCCCGCCTCGGAATTCCTTCAGCCTCATGGGCAACTTCCCGTGTATTCCCTCCCTGGTCGTGGGGGAAGACGGGGATCTGTGCCCTGCCTCCTCCCTGGGGGGCAAAAACTCCTGGGCCCTCTCCAAAACCCACCCGTTGTGGAGATGGCACTTGGGGGGCAACGCCATCCCGGTGCCCCCCAGCCTCAAATTCCGGGGCTATAGCTTGGAGGATCTCTAA